A window from Temnothorax longispinosus isolate EJ_2023e chromosome 1, Tlon_JGU_v1, whole genome shotgun sequence encodes these proteins:
- the Acf gene encoding bromodomain adjacent to zinc finger domain protein 1A isoform X2, which yields MPLLRKQPFQRLHVSSDFRDDDEVYHCEVTNEIFKNYNEFCERIILCNSLIWSCSITGKTNMTFEEALQCEENAKRSLKEFPMELRIPILYLASKTNRSSFNEMIEDVYQFARDRYFVGEMVEASFTDDAWCNCHVLQVIVPTEQQIKAYMNENGSLQEHYYHPPAKLFRYEVEQLDSGDSDVSQIMIVEASQVRRRKQHYSRDRNKIFLRQLCEQNDSGIWVVKESVLEKYGINKVRFDTIFAGTLPDFTVRVKKSVKQKQESMDKFLTSNVSKQKTPEKADPLKKVNDTGVVKKFRKPRTNGKFKEELKAKALEEKAKRKEERELKSERKKEKKQKLAALAAYMKQWNKPREDLECEDLSPIPEPTVIKCNIPNEKFGDFAMITEFLEFFNEELEVSVYFPGGFNLELVEKALLTKEASGPWSDLLQLLLSNIFKYQAGEDNESDAQASTLLDDISAYEGASSMAKAIKLATLASRWCSTYQGCKLSELTLDHVTLSEILRQHLLSSGGRISEAASKWRYSQKGGYTNFDEPALLLRLNEGYLLRLLGHRNVCELELDDKMKIVTCLINQLLAFASIRDAIEERYDKLHQAKKELKLFLLAEQRKEKEEREKMREREKEGKLEEEEPKPKKITRGNYEEGKKREEYENKLKELQQASRDDKMMIYLGADRAHRRYWRFISIPGLFVENDELWPGNCLPEGTPHHPELQDKEATYAYLKNKFEDEFSDKENSFKKSKKSPKKLLSLDKNGVKSPRKESSPRKEFKQDLTNIKRSLVLCTGDKDCPVHCKRSLIKWSFYGNQEDIQTLIDSLSTRGVRESELRNNLLQEMDNLLLVIDECPKHRLNPEVFSDSSKGQINKAVKKNKYENANLNFPPDMSIDDVMELTLRDHILDFEDKINSGCLGSLKIINRAIWRNAINQRSYDKQCDKLMCAGGEVDIDTPPNALIDKIKNESKHSRPGTPDSEVGSISIKTYKDPGIYLGLPGDDEMVADQRQQAAVKQLACAILQLSHAIEQRYLQRPLGPDQKDKKWSGEEARERWEQSLIASTNWSQLFVHLSTLHNSVAWDRSALNAQCRICRRRRDAENMLLCDGCNRGHHLYCLKPKLNAVPPGDWFCTACRPPEIKPKEKAKKRKRFEDELEEETILTKETRHNRARRAPQSDDEGDQEDDQDDEDSDEDINIRLENLCVSCKSGGKVIACDTCSNRYHLECVEPPLSRAPRGRWSCTKCKAKRRNATKVRGRERERDKERLCAAAARSRIHGFAKSLLTTESTDWDDSSASDDTEPRQTRRATKRAAEIEHGDKNSIRGSMAKLQELLTDIKHHRDSWPFLSPVTKDEVPDYHDIISNPMDFGTIKFKLNNGDYETVDKFFSDCQLVFENCGLYNKEHSSVYNYVYSAGMRLRKYFEKRCKELDLNFDEALFQEEPKIKRPRLVSDDDEEDSASGSEDDESEAQKRR from the exons ATGCCGCTTCTACGCAAACAGCCGTTCCAGCGGCTTCACGTCTCCTCGGACTTCAGGGACGACGACGAGGTCTACCACTGCGAGGTTACGAACGAGATATTCAAGAACTACAA TGAATTTTGCGAGCGGATAATCTTGTGCAACtcccttatatggtcatgtaGTATCACAGGTAAAACTAATATGACATTCGAGGAAGCTTTGCAATGCGAAGAAAATGCGAAGAGGAGCTTGAAAGAATTCCCAATGGag ctgcGAATCCCTATACTTTATCTGGCTAGTAAAACAAATAGATCTTCTTTCAACGAGATGATCGAAGACGTTTACCAATTTGCGAGAGATCGCTATTTTGTAGGAGAAATGGTAGAAGCTAGCTTTACCGACGACGCTTGGTGTAACTGTCATGTTCTTCAAGTCATCGTACCTACGGAACAGCAAATTAAGGCATATATGAATGAAAATGGCAg TCTACAGGAACATTATTATCATCCACCAGCGAAGTTATTTCGTTACGAGGTAGAACAATTAGATTCTGGAGATTCTGACGTCAGTCAGATTATGATAGTGGAAGCGTCTCAGGTCAGAAGACGAAAGCAGCATTACAGCAGAGATCGTAACAAGATATTTCTTCGTCAACTCTGTGAACAAAATGATAGCGGTATATGGGTTGTCAAG GAAAGTGTTTTGGAAAAATATGGGATTAACAAAGTACGTTTTGATACCATATTTGCCGGGACACTCCCAGATTTTACGGTGCGTGTAAAAAAATCGGTCAAACAAAAGCAAGAATCCATGGATAAATTTCTCACCTCAAATGtatcaaaacaaaaaacacCCGAGAAAGCGGATCCTCTGAAAAAAGTGAATGATACTGGCGTGGTGAAGAAATTCCGGAAACCAAG aacgAATGGCAAATTCAAAGAGGAACTTAAGGCAAAAGCTTTGGAGGAGAAAGCGAAACGTAAAGAAGAAAGGGAGTTGAAAAGTGAGcgtaaaaaggaaaagaaacaaaagttAGCGGCTTTAGCTGCATATATGAAACAATGGAACAAACCGAGAGAAGATCTCGAGTGTGAAGATCTTAGTCCCATTCCCGAACCTACTGTCATTAAGTGCAACATACCGAACGAGAAGTTTGGAGATTTCGCTATGATAACGgaatttcttgaattttttaatgaagaatTAGAAGTGTCCGTATATTTTCCGGGAGGTTTTAATTTGGAACTAGTGGAGAAGGCATTGTTGACCAAAGAAGCGTCGGGTCCGTGGAGCGATCTTTTACAACTGttattgtcaaatatattcaaataccAAGCTGGAGAAGACAATGAAAGTGATGCGCAAGCATCCACTTTGTTGGATGACATTAGTGCTTATGAAGGTGCATCATCAATGGCAAAAGCCATCAAGCTCGCTACATTGGCTTCTAGATGGTGCTCGACTTATCAGGGATGCAAATTATCAGAACTCACATTGGATCATGTAACTCTGAGTGAGATTTTGAGGCAACATTTACTAAGCTCCGGGGGACGTATAAGCGAAGCCGCTTCGAAATGGCGATATTCTCAAAAGG GTGGCTATACAAATTTTGATGAACCAGCACTTCTTTTGAGGCTAAATGAAGGCTACCTTTTGCGATTATTGGGCCATCGTAATGTCTGCGAGCTTGAGTTAGACGACAAAATGAAGATTGTCACATGTCTGATCAATCAGTTGCTTGCATTTGCATCGATACGCGATGCAATTGAGGAGCGATACGATAAATTGCATCAAGcgaaaaaagaattgaaattGTTCTTGCTTGCCGAACAGagaaaggagaaggaggagagagaaaagatgcgagaacgcgagaaagagggaaagctCGAGGAAGAAGAGCCGAAACCGAAAAAGATCACGCGTGGTAATTAcgaagaaggaaagaaaagagaagaatatgaaaataaactaAAGGAACTACAACAAGCGTCAAGGGATGACAAAATGATGATTTATTTAGGTGCAGATAGAGCGCATCGAAGATATTGGAGATTTATATCTATACCAG GATTATTTGTCGAAAATGACGAACTTTGGCCTGGAAATTGTCTTCCCGAGGGTACGCCTCACCATCCCGAGTTGCAAGACAAGGAGGCAACCTAcgcatatctaaaaaataaatttgaggATGAGTTCAGTGACAAAGAAAATAGTTTCAAAAAATCGAAGAAATCACCCAAGAAGCTTCTATCCTTGGATAAAAATGGTGTCAAATCGCCACGGAAAGAATCAAGCCCACGGAAAGAATTTAAACAAGATCTCACCAACATCAAAAGAAGCTTAGTACTGTGTACAGGAGACAAAGATTGTCCTGTTCATTGCAAGAGATCACTGATAAAGTGGAGCTTTTACGGAAATCAAGAAGACATTCAAACGTTAATAGATAGTTTAAGCACAAGGGGTGTCAGGGAGAGCGAGCttagaaataatcttttacAAGAGATGGACAATTTGCTCCTCGTTATCGATGAATGTCCTAAACACAGATTAAATCCTGAAGtt TTTTCAGACTCGAGTAAAGGGCAAATTAATAAGGCggttaagaaaaataaatatgaaaatgcaAACTTGAATTTTCCTCCTGATATGTCGATCGACGATGTGATGGAATTGACTTTGAGAGATCACATTTTGGATTTCGAAGACAAGATCAACTCGGGTTGTCTAGGATCCCTTAAGATTATCAATCGTGCCATCTGGAGGAACGCGATTAACCAGAGAAGTTACGACAAACAATGTGACAAGTTGATGTGTGCCGGTGGTGAGGTAGACATAGATACACCGCCTAATGCTTTGATAGACAAGATAAAGAACGAGTCTAAACACAGCAGACCCGGTACTCCCGACTCTGAGGTTGGGAGCATTAGCATAAAGACTTACAAGGACCCAGGAATATACCTAGGTTTACCCGGTGATGATGAAATGGTGGCCGATCAAAGGCAACAGGCAGCTGTCAAACAGCTGGCTTGTGCTATTTTACAGTTGTCCCACGCTATAGAACAAAGGTACTTACAAAGACCACTGGGGCCCGATCAAAAGGACAAAAAATGGTCGGGCGAGGAGGCACGAGAGAGATGGGAACAATCGTTAATAGCGTCTACGAACTGGTCCCAGTTGTTCGTTCACTTAAGTACCTTGCATAATAGTGTCGCGTGGGACAGAAGTGCGTTAAACGCTCAGTGTCGTATATGCCGAAGGCGTAGGGATGCGGAGAACATGTTGCTTTGCGACGGATGCAACAGGGGACACCATCTCTATTGTCTGAAACCGAAacttaat GCTGTACCACCGGGAGACTGGTTTTGTACAGCATGCAGACCACCGGAGATAAAACCCAAAGAAAAAGCTAAAAAGCGGAAAAGATTCGAGGATGAGCTCGAGGAAGAGACAATATTGACCAAAGAGACGCGACACAATCGCGCGAGGCGCGCACCGCAAAGCGACGACGAGGGCGACCAAGAAGACGATCAAGACGACGAGGACAGCGATGAAGATAT AAACATACGACTAGAGAACTTATGCGTGTCGTGTAAAAGCGGTGGGAAGGTGATTGCTTGTGACACATGTTCGAATCGTTATCACTTGGAATGCGTAGAACCGCCATTGTCGAGAGCTCCTAGAGGAAGATGGTCTTGCACTAAATGCAAAGCTAAAAGAAGGAACGCAACGAAAG TGAGGGGGcgcgagagggaaagagacaAGGAGAGGCTGTGCGCAGCAGCAGCACGCTCTCGCATCCATGGCTTTGCCAAGAGCCTCCTCACTACAGAATCTACAGACTGGGACG ATAGCAGTGCATCGGATGACACTGAACCGAGACAAACGCGGCGTGCGACGAAAAGAGCCGCCGAAATTGAACACGGAGACAAGAATTCGATTAGGGGATCTATGGCAAAATTGCAAGAATTGTTGACCGATATCAAGCATCACAGAGATTCGTGGCCGTTTCTGTCACCCGTTACGAAGGATGAAGTTCCGGATTATCACGATATCATCTCCAATCCGATGGACTTTGGAACTATCAAGTTCAAACTTAATAACGGCGACTACGAGACAGTAGATAAATTCTTTAGCGATTGCCAATTGGTCTTTGAAAACTGTGGATTGTACAACAAGGAACATAGTTCCGTATACAA TTACGTGTATAGTGCAGGTATGCGATTACGCAAGTACTTCGAGAAACGCTGCAAAGAATTAGACTTGAATTTCGATGAAGCACTTTTCCAAGAAGAACCCAAAATTAAGAGGCCGAGATTGGTTAGCGATGACGACGAGGAAGACAGTGCGTCAGGAAGCGAAGACGACGAAAGTGAAGCGCAGAAAAGAAGATAG
- the Acf gene encoding bromodomain adjacent to zinc finger domain protein 1A isoform X3: MPLLRKQPFQRLHVSSDFRDDDEVYHCEVTNEIFKNYNEFCERIILCNSLIWSCSITGKTNMTFEEALQCEENAKRSLKEFPMELRIPILYLASKTNRSSFNEMIEDVYQFARDRYFVGEMVEASFTDDAWCNCHVLQVIVPTEQQIKAYMNENGRSLQEHYYHPPAKLFRYEVEQLDSGDSDVSQIMIVEASQVRRRKQHYSRDRNKIFLRQLCEQNDSGIWVVKESVLEKYGINKVRFDTIFAGTLPDFTVRVKKSVKQKQESMDKFLTSNVSKQKTPEKADPLKKVNDTGVVKKFRKPRTNGKFKEELKAKALEEKAKRKEERELKSERKKEKKQKLAALAAYMKQWNKPREDLECEDLSPIPEPTVIKCNIPNEKFGDFAMITEFLEFFNEELEVSVYFPGGFNLELVEKALLTKEASGPWSDLLQLLLSNIFKYQAGEDNESDAQASTLLDDISAYEGASSMAKAIKLATLASRWCSTYQGCKLSELTLDHVTLSEILRQHLLSSGGRISEAASKWRYSQKGGYTNFDEPALLLRLNEGYLLRLLGHRNVCELELDDKMKIVTCLINQLLAFASIRDAIEERYDKLHQAKKELKLFLLAEQRKEKEEREKMREREKEGKLEEEEPKPKKITRGNYEEGKKREEYENKLKELQQASRDDKMMIYLGADRAHRRYWRFISIPGLFVENDELWPGNCLPEGTPHHPELQDKEATYAYLKNKFEDEFSDKENSFKKSKKSPKKLLSLDKNGVKSPRKESSPRKEFKQDLTNIKRSLVLCTGDKDCPVHCKRSLIKWSFYGNQEDIQTLIDSLSTRGVRESELRNNLLQEMDNLLLVIDECPKHRLNPEVFSDSSKGQINKAVKKNKYENANLNFPPDMSIDDVMELTLRDHILDFEDKINSGCLGSLKIINRAIWRNAINQRSYDKQCDKLMCAGGEVDIDTPPNALIDKIKNESKHSRPGTPDSEVGSISIKTYKDPGIYLGLPGDDEMVADQRQQAAVKQLACAILQLSHAIEQRYLQRPLGPDQKDKKWSGEEARERWEQSLIASTNWSQLFVHLSTLHNSVAWDRSALNAQCRICRRRRDAENMLLCDGCNRGHHLYCLKPKLNAVPPGDWFCTACRPPEIKPKEKAKKRKRFEDELEEETILTKETRHNRARRAPQSDDEGDQEDDQDDEDSDEDINIRLENLCVSCKSGGKVIACDTCSNRYHLECVEPPLSRAPRGRWSCTKCKAKRRNATKVRGRERERDKERLCAAAARSRIHGFAKSLLTTESTDWDDSSASDDTEPRQTRRATKRAAEIEHGDKNSIRGSMAKLQELLTDIKHHRDSWPFLSPVTKDEVPDYHDIISNPMDFGTIKFKLNNGDYETVDKFFSDCQLVFENCGLYNKEHSSVYNAGMRLRKYFEKRCKELDLNFDEALFQEEPKIKRPRLVSDDDEEDSASGSEDDESEAQKRR, translated from the exons ATGCCGCTTCTACGCAAACAGCCGTTCCAGCGGCTTCACGTCTCCTCGGACTTCAGGGACGACGACGAGGTCTACCACTGCGAGGTTACGAACGAGATATTCAAGAACTACAA TGAATTTTGCGAGCGGATAATCTTGTGCAACtcccttatatggtcatgtaGTATCACAGGTAAAACTAATATGACATTCGAGGAAGCTTTGCAATGCGAAGAAAATGCGAAGAGGAGCTTGAAAGAATTCCCAATGGag ctgcGAATCCCTATACTTTATCTGGCTAGTAAAACAAATAGATCTTCTTTCAACGAGATGATCGAAGACGTTTACCAATTTGCGAGAGATCGCTATTTTGTAGGAGAAATGGTAGAAGCTAGCTTTACCGACGACGCTTGGTGTAACTGTCATGTTCTTCAAGTCATCGTACCTACGGAACAGCAAATTAAGGCATATATGAATGAAAATGGCAg AAGTCTACAGGAACATTATTATCATCCACCAGCGAAGTTATTTCGTTACGAGGTAGAACAATTAGATTCTGGAGATTCTGACGTCAGTCAGATTATGATAGTGGAAGCGTCTCAGGTCAGAAGACGAAAGCAGCATTACAGCAGAGATCGTAACAAGATATTTCTTCGTCAACTCTGTGAACAAAATGATAGCGGTATATGGGTTGTCAAG GAAAGTGTTTTGGAAAAATATGGGATTAACAAAGTACGTTTTGATACCATATTTGCCGGGACACTCCCAGATTTTACGGTGCGTGTAAAAAAATCGGTCAAACAAAAGCAAGAATCCATGGATAAATTTCTCACCTCAAATGtatcaaaacaaaaaacacCCGAGAAAGCGGATCCTCTGAAAAAAGTGAATGATACTGGCGTGGTGAAGAAATTCCGGAAACCAAG aacgAATGGCAAATTCAAAGAGGAACTTAAGGCAAAAGCTTTGGAGGAGAAAGCGAAACGTAAAGAAGAAAGGGAGTTGAAAAGTGAGcgtaaaaaggaaaagaaacaaaagttAGCGGCTTTAGCTGCATATATGAAACAATGGAACAAACCGAGAGAAGATCTCGAGTGTGAAGATCTTAGTCCCATTCCCGAACCTACTGTCATTAAGTGCAACATACCGAACGAGAAGTTTGGAGATTTCGCTATGATAACGgaatttcttgaattttttaatgaagaatTAGAAGTGTCCGTATATTTTCCGGGAGGTTTTAATTTGGAACTAGTGGAGAAGGCATTGTTGACCAAAGAAGCGTCGGGTCCGTGGAGCGATCTTTTACAACTGttattgtcaaatatattcaaataccAAGCTGGAGAAGACAATGAAAGTGATGCGCAAGCATCCACTTTGTTGGATGACATTAGTGCTTATGAAGGTGCATCATCAATGGCAAAAGCCATCAAGCTCGCTACATTGGCTTCTAGATGGTGCTCGACTTATCAGGGATGCAAATTATCAGAACTCACATTGGATCATGTAACTCTGAGTGAGATTTTGAGGCAACATTTACTAAGCTCCGGGGGACGTATAAGCGAAGCCGCTTCGAAATGGCGATATTCTCAAAAGG GTGGCTATACAAATTTTGATGAACCAGCACTTCTTTTGAGGCTAAATGAAGGCTACCTTTTGCGATTATTGGGCCATCGTAATGTCTGCGAGCTTGAGTTAGACGACAAAATGAAGATTGTCACATGTCTGATCAATCAGTTGCTTGCATTTGCATCGATACGCGATGCAATTGAGGAGCGATACGATAAATTGCATCAAGcgaaaaaagaattgaaattGTTCTTGCTTGCCGAACAGagaaaggagaaggaggagagagaaaagatgcgagaacgcgagaaagagggaaagctCGAGGAAGAAGAGCCGAAACCGAAAAAGATCACGCGTGGTAATTAcgaagaaggaaagaaaagagaagaatatgaaaataaactaAAGGAACTACAACAAGCGTCAAGGGATGACAAAATGATGATTTATTTAGGTGCAGATAGAGCGCATCGAAGATATTGGAGATTTATATCTATACCAG GATTATTTGTCGAAAATGACGAACTTTGGCCTGGAAATTGTCTTCCCGAGGGTACGCCTCACCATCCCGAGTTGCAAGACAAGGAGGCAACCTAcgcatatctaaaaaataaatttgaggATGAGTTCAGTGACAAAGAAAATAGTTTCAAAAAATCGAAGAAATCACCCAAGAAGCTTCTATCCTTGGATAAAAATGGTGTCAAATCGCCACGGAAAGAATCAAGCCCACGGAAAGAATTTAAACAAGATCTCACCAACATCAAAAGAAGCTTAGTACTGTGTACAGGAGACAAAGATTGTCCTGTTCATTGCAAGAGATCACTGATAAAGTGGAGCTTTTACGGAAATCAAGAAGACATTCAAACGTTAATAGATAGTTTAAGCACAAGGGGTGTCAGGGAGAGCGAGCttagaaataatcttttacAAGAGATGGACAATTTGCTCCTCGTTATCGATGAATGTCCTAAACACAGATTAAATCCTGAAGtt TTTTCAGACTCGAGTAAAGGGCAAATTAATAAGGCggttaagaaaaataaatatgaaaatgcaAACTTGAATTTTCCTCCTGATATGTCGATCGACGATGTGATGGAATTGACTTTGAGAGATCACATTTTGGATTTCGAAGACAAGATCAACTCGGGTTGTCTAGGATCCCTTAAGATTATCAATCGTGCCATCTGGAGGAACGCGATTAACCAGAGAAGTTACGACAAACAATGTGACAAGTTGATGTGTGCCGGTGGTGAGGTAGACATAGATACACCGCCTAATGCTTTGATAGACAAGATAAAGAACGAGTCTAAACACAGCAGACCCGGTACTCCCGACTCTGAGGTTGGGAGCATTAGCATAAAGACTTACAAGGACCCAGGAATATACCTAGGTTTACCCGGTGATGATGAAATGGTGGCCGATCAAAGGCAACAGGCAGCTGTCAAACAGCTGGCTTGTGCTATTTTACAGTTGTCCCACGCTATAGAACAAAGGTACTTACAAAGACCACTGGGGCCCGATCAAAAGGACAAAAAATGGTCGGGCGAGGAGGCACGAGAGAGATGGGAACAATCGTTAATAGCGTCTACGAACTGGTCCCAGTTGTTCGTTCACTTAAGTACCTTGCATAATAGTGTCGCGTGGGACAGAAGTGCGTTAAACGCTCAGTGTCGTATATGCCGAAGGCGTAGGGATGCGGAGAACATGTTGCTTTGCGACGGATGCAACAGGGGACACCATCTCTATTGTCTGAAACCGAAacttaat GCTGTACCACCGGGAGACTGGTTTTGTACAGCATGCAGACCACCGGAGATAAAACCCAAAGAAAAAGCTAAAAAGCGGAAAAGATTCGAGGATGAGCTCGAGGAAGAGACAATATTGACCAAAGAGACGCGACACAATCGCGCGAGGCGCGCACCGCAAAGCGACGACGAGGGCGACCAAGAAGACGATCAAGACGACGAGGACAGCGATGAAGATAT AAACATACGACTAGAGAACTTATGCGTGTCGTGTAAAAGCGGTGGGAAGGTGATTGCTTGTGACACATGTTCGAATCGTTATCACTTGGAATGCGTAGAACCGCCATTGTCGAGAGCTCCTAGAGGAAGATGGTCTTGCACTAAATGCAAAGCTAAAAGAAGGAACGCAACGAAAG TGAGGGGGcgcgagagggaaagagacaAGGAGAGGCTGTGCGCAGCAGCAGCACGCTCTCGCATCCATGGCTTTGCCAAGAGCCTCCTCACTACAGAATCTACAGACTGGGACG ATAGCAGTGCATCGGATGACACTGAACCGAGACAAACGCGGCGTGCGACGAAAAGAGCCGCCGAAATTGAACACGGAGACAAGAATTCGATTAGGGGATCTATGGCAAAATTGCAAGAATTGTTGACCGATATCAAGCATCACAGAGATTCGTGGCCGTTTCTGTCACCCGTTACGAAGGATGAAGTTCCGGATTATCACGATATCATCTCCAATCCGATGGACTTTGGAACTATCAAGTTCAAACTTAATAACGGCGACTACGAGACAGTAGATAAATTCTTTAGCGATTGCCAATTGGTCTTTGAAAACTGTGGATTGTACAACAAGGAACATAGTTCCGTATACAA TGCAGGTATGCGATTACGCAAGTACTTCGAGAAACGCTGCAAAGAATTAGACTTGAATTTCGATGAAGCACTTTTCCAAGAAGAACCCAAAATTAAGAGGCCGAGATTGGTTAGCGATGACGACGAGGAAGACAGTGCGTCAGGAAGCGAAGACGACGAAAGTGAAGCGCAGAAAAGAAGATAG